A portion of the Tamandua tetradactyla isolate mTamTet1 chromosome 16, mTamTet1.pri, whole genome shotgun sequence genome contains these proteins:
- the LOC143659754 gene encoding chymotrypsinogen 2-like, giving the protein MSFLWLLSCCALLGSAFGCGVPTIQPVLSGLSRIVNGEDAVPGSWPWQVSLQDSTGFHFCGGSLISEDWVVTAAHCGVRTSHVVVAGEFDQDSDAEDVQVLKIEKVFKNPKFNIFTVSNDITLLKLATPARFSQTVSAVCLPSEGDDFPAGSLCATTGWGKTKYNAANTPERLQQAALPLLSNADCKQFWGNKIKDTMVCAGASGVSSCMGDSGGPLVCQKDGAWTLVGIVSWGSSTCSTSMPGVYARVTELLPWVHEILAAN; this is encoded by the exons ATGAGCTTCCTCTGGCTCCTTTCCTGCTGTGCCCTCCTGGGCTCTGCCTTTG GCTGTGGTGTCCCCACCATCCAGCCTGTGCTCAGCGGTCTCTCGCGAATCGTCAATGGGGAGGATGCTGTCCCTGGCTCTTGGCCCTGGCAGGTGTCCCTGCAG GACAGCACCGGCTTCCACTTCTGCGGGGGCTCCCTCATCAGCGAGGACTGGGTGGTCACTGCCGCCCACTGCGGGGTCAG AACCTCCCACGTGGTGGTGGCTGGTGAGTTTGACCAGGACTCAGACGCCGAGGACGTCCAGGTGCTGAAGATTGAAAAG GTTTTCAAGAACCCCAAGTTCAACATATTCACCGTCAGCAATGACATCACCCTGCTGAAGCTGGCCACGCCCGCCCGCTTCTCCCAGACCGTGTCGGCCGTGTGCCTGCCCAGCGAGGGCGACGACTTCCCGGCCGGCTCGCTCTGCGCCACCACGGGCTGGGGCAAGACCAAGTACAACG ctGCCAACACCCCCGAGCGCCTGCAGCAGGCGGCCCTGCCCCTCCTGTCCAACGCCGACTGCAAGCAGTTCTGGGGCAACAAGATCAAGGACACGATGGTGTGCGCCGGGGCCAGCGGCGTCTCCTCCTGCATG GGTGACTCCGGCGGCCCCCTGGTCTGCCAGAAGGACGGAGCCTGGACCCTGGTGGGCATCGTGTCCTGGGGCAGCAGCACCTGCTCCACCTCCATGCCTGGCGTTTACGCCCGAGTCACTGAGCTCCTGCCCTGGGTGCACGAGATCCTGGCTGCCAACTGA
- the LOC143659755 gene encoding chymotrypsinogen 2-like: MAFLWLLSCLALVGASFGCGVPAIQPVLHGLSRIVNGEEAVPGSWPWQVSLQDSTSFHFCGGSLISEDWVVTAAHCGVRTSHVVVAGEFDQDSDAEDVQVLKIEKVFKNPKFNIFTVSNDITLLKLATPARFSQTVSAVCLPSEGDDFPAGSLCATTGWGKTKYNAANTPERLQQAALPLLSNADCKQFWGNKIKDTMVCAGASGVSSCMGDSGGPLVCQKDGAWTLVGIVSWGSSTCSTSMPGVYARVTELLPWVHEILAAN, encoded by the exons ATGGCCTTCCTTTGGCTCCTGTCCTGCCTGGCCCTCGTGGGGGCGTCCTTTG GCTGCGGCGTCCCCGCCATCCAGCCCGTGCTGCATGGCCTATCCAGGATCGTCAACGGGGAGGAGGCTGTCCCGGGCTCCTGGCCCTGGCAGGTGTCCCTGCAG GACAGCACCAGCTTCCACTTCTGCGGGGGCTCCCTCATCAGCGAGGACTGGGTGGTCACTGCCGCCCACTGCGGGGTCAG AACCTCCCACGTGGTGGTGGCTGGTGAGTTTGACCAGGACTCAGACGCCGAGGACGTCCAGGTGCTGAAGATTGAAAAG GTTTTCAAGAACCCCAAGTTCAACATATTCACCGTCAGCAATGACATCACCCTGCTGAAGCTGGCCACGCCCGCCCGCTTCTCCCAGACCGTGTCGGCCGTGTGCCTGCCCAGCGAGGGCGACGACTTCCCGGCCGGCTCGCTCTGCGCCACCACGGGCTGGGGCAAGACCAAGTACAACG ctGCCAACACCCCCGAGCGCCTGCAGCAGGCGGCCCTGCCCCTCCTGTCCAACGCCGACTGCAAGCAGTTCTGGGGCAACAAGATCAAGGACACGATGGTGTGCGCCGGGGCCAGCGGCGTCTCCTCCTGCATG GGTGACTCCGGCGGCCCCCTGGTCTGCCAGAAGGACGGAGCCTGGACCCTGGTGGGCATCGTGTCCTGGGGCAGCAGCACCTGCTCCACCTCCATGCCTGGCGTTTACGCCCGAGTCACTGAGCTCCTGCCCTGGGTGCACGAGATCCTGGCCGCCAACTGA
- the LOC143659760 gene encoding chymotrypsinogen 2-like, translating to MAFLWLLSCLALVGASFGCGVPAIQPVLHGLSRIVNGEEAVPGSWPWQVSLQDSTGFHFCGGSLISEDWVVTAAHCGVRTSHVVVAGEFDQDSDAEDVQVLKIEKVFKNPKFNIFTVSNDITLLKLATPARFSQTVSAVCLPSEGDDFPAGSLCATTGWGKTKYNAANTPERLQQAALPLLSNADCKQFWGNKIKDTMVCAGASGVSSCMGDSGGPLVCQKDGAWTLVGIVSWGSSTCSTSMPGVYARVTELLPWVHEILATN from the exons ATGGCCTTCCTTTGGCTCCTGTCCTGCCTGGCCCTCGTGGGGGCGTCCTTTG GCTGCGGCGTCCCCGCCATCCAGCCCGTGCTGCATGGCCTATCCAGGATCGTCAACGGGGAGGAGGCTGTCCCGGGCTCCTGGCCCTGGCAGGTGTCCCTGCAG GACAGCACCGGCTTCCACTTCTGCGGGGGCTCCCTCATCAGCGAGGACTGGGTGGTCACTGCCGCCCACTGCGGGGTCAG AACCTCCCACGTGGTGGTGGCTGGTGAGTTTGACCAGGACTCAGACGCCGAGGACGTCCAGGTGCTGAAGATTGAAAAG GTTTTCAAGAACCCCAAGTTCAACATATTCACCGTCAGCAATGACATCACCCTGCTGAAGCTGGCCACGCCCGCCCGCTTCTCCCAGACCGTGTCGGCCGTGTGCCTGCCCAGCGAGGGCGACGACTTCCCGGCCGGCTCGCTCTGCGCCACCACGGGCTGGGGCAAGACCAAGTACAACG ctGCCAACACCCCCGAGCGCCTGCAGCAGGCGGCCCTGCCCCTCCTGTCCAACGCCGACTGCAAGCAGTTCTGGGGCAACAAGATCAAGGACACGATGGTGTGCGCCGGGGCCAGCGGCGTCTCCTCCTGCATG GGTGACTCCGGCGGCCCCCTGGTCTGCCAGAAGGACGGAGCCTGGACCCTGGTGGGCATCGTGTCCTGGGGCAGCAGCACCTGCTCCACCTCCATGCCTGGCGTTTACGCCCGAGTCACTGAGCTCCTGCCCTGGGTGCACGAGATCCTGGCCACCAACTGA